The following is a genomic window from Streptomyces sp. BHT-5-2.
CCCCGGGCGCGGCTTGCGGGTGGTGGCCGAGACCGAGAGCCAGATCTCGGGATGGACCTTGCGCAGATGCGCGACGACCGTGCTCTTGCCGACCCCCGAAGGGCCGGAGAGCACGGTCAGGCGCGGTTGTCTGGCCGGGGGTACGGGGGCGGACCCCCGGGAGACTGCTGAACTCATGCAGCGATTATTCCAGCTTCCCGGCGGTGCCGGAAAACTCAGGCGCCGCTGCCGCCGAACTCGCGCTCCAGCGATGCGATCTGGTTGGAGCCCAGACCGCGCACCCGGCGGCTCTCGGAGATGCCGAGGCGCTCCATGATCTGCTTCGCACGGACCTTGCCCACGCCGGGCAGGGACTCCAGGAGGGCCGAGACCTTCATCTTGCCGATGACATCGTTCTTCTGGCCCTGCTGGATGACCTCGTGCAGGGAGGCCCCGGAGTGCTTGAGCCGATTCTTGACCTCGGCGCGCTCCCGGCGAGCCGCGGCGGCCTTTTCGAGCGCGGCAGCGCGCTGTTCAGGGGTAAGGGGCGGAAGAGCCACGCCTACGTCACCTCGGATGTCGAACTGTCGGATACGGACCGGTGTGGAACCTAGTCGCCCCGCAACAGCGGAGCAACGAGCAACGCGCTTACGTGCAGTGCTCTCGACGGAGACTAGCGGCCGATCGCGCCGGAGTCAGCGAGAACAGACGAAAAGTCCTGGTCAGACTCAGCTGACCAGGACATTTCGGGACCAAATAACCGCGTTATGCGACGGCCGCGCGCACTTCGTCGGCACAGCGGGCCGCCGCCGTGCGCAGTGCACCGGCGTCCGGACCGTGCTTCAGCACTCCCCGGCTGACGCTCGGGACGACGTTGCGGACCGCCGCGCCGAAGACGGTGGGCAGGTCGGCGGGGGTGGCGCCCTGGGCTCCGATGCCGGGGGCCAGCAGCGGGCCGTTGATCGCCAGGTCGAAGGCGGAGAGATCGCCGAGGGTGGCGCCGACGACCGCGCCGAAGGAGCCCAGCGGCGCCGCCCCGGCGTTCTCGGCGGCGAGGTGGCCGAGCATGGTGGCGGCGACGGTGCGGCCGTCCTCGCGGACCGCGCGCTGCACCTCCGCGCCCTCCGGGTTGGAGGTCAGGCCCAGCACGAAGAGCCCGGCGCCACTCTGCCGCGCCAGCTCCACGGCCGGCTCCAGCGAGCCGTAGCCGAGGTACGGGGAGACCGTCAACGCGTCCGAGAACAGCGGCGAGTCCGGGCGCAGGAACGCCTCGGCGTAGGCGCTCATGGTGGAACCGATGTCGCCGCGCTTGGCGTCCATGAGGATCAGCGCACCGCGTTCCCGCGCCTCCTCGACGGCGGTCTCCAGCACGGCGACGCCGCGCGAGCCGAACCGCTCGAAGAAGGCCGACTGCGGCTTGAAGACCGCGACCTGCTCGCCGAGCGCCTCGACGACGGTCCTGGTGAACCGCGCCAGGCCCGCGACGTCGTCGTTCAGGCCCCAGTCGGCCAGCAGCGAGGCGTGCGGGTCGATGCCGATGCAGAGCGGGCCGCGCTCGTCCATGGCGCGGCGCAGGCGCGCGCCGAAGGGTTGAAGAGAGAGCGGGCGCCCGGAGGGCGTCGTTGAGGGGCGGAGGTCGGGCGACGGGCGGGGGCTCATCCGGTCACCTTCTTGTGGTCGGCGCCGACCGCGTCGGCGAGGGTGGCGTACG
Proteins encoded in this region:
- a CDS encoding integration host factor, which codes for MALPPLTPEQRAAALEKAAAARRERAEVKNRLKHSGASLHEVIQQGQKNDVIGKMKVSALLESLPGVGKVRAKQIMERLGISESRRVRGLGSNQIASLEREFGGSGA
- the pyrF gene encoding orotidine-5'-phosphate decarboxylase, whose protein sequence is MSPRPSPDLRPSTTPSGRPLSLQPFGARLRRAMDERGPLCIGIDPHASLLADWGLNDDVAGLARFTRTVVEALGEQVAVFKPQSAFFERFGSRGVAVLETAVEEARERGALILMDAKRGDIGSTMSAYAEAFLRPDSPLFSDALTVSPYLGYGSLEPAVELARQSGAGLFVLGLTSNPEGAEVQRAVREDGRTVAATMLGHLAAENAGAAPLGSFGAVVGATLGDLSAFDLAINGPLLAPGIGAQGATPADLPTVFGAAVRNVVPSVSRGVLKHGPDAGALRTAAARCADEVRAAVA